Proteins co-encoded in one Metabacillus sp. KUDC1714 genomic window:
- the nfsA gene encoding oxygen-insensitive NADPH nitroreductase, with translation MNKVIETILEHRSIRKFEDKLLTDEQIKAIVQSAQAASTSSFVQAYSIIGIKDKQKKARLAELAGGQTYVAENGHFFVFCADLYRHQVIAEINDQDAGEVLESTEKFMVAVIDATLAAQNAVLAAESMGLGAVYIGGLRNQLNEVCELLKTPARVLPLFGVAIGYPVHKPDQKQRLPIEHIYHEDEYEQDKALYLAQLEHYDQEISAYYEKRTNGERKDTWTGQMAGLLARPTRMYMKEFVKNKGFNKR, from the coding sequence TTGAATAAGGTTATTGAAACAATACTTGAACATCGTTCGATTAGAAAATTTGAAGATAAGCTATTGACAGACGAGCAAATAAAAGCAATTGTCCAAAGTGCCCAAGCAGCCTCGACTTCAAGCTTTGTGCAAGCATACTCAATTATCGGGATAAAGGATAAGCAGAAAAAGGCTCGGTTGGCTGAACTTGCTGGCGGACAAACATATGTAGCTGAAAATGGTCACTTTTTTGTATTTTGTGCAGACCTTTATCGTCATCAAGTAATCGCAGAAATTAATGATCAGGATGCGGGGGAGGTATTAGAAAGCACGGAGAAGTTTATGGTCGCTGTAATTGATGCTACTCTAGCTGCGCAAAATGCAGTGCTTGCAGCTGAGTCAATGGGGCTTGGCGCTGTGTATATAGGTGGTTTAAGAAATCAGCTTAATGAGGTATGTGAATTGTTAAAAACACCAGCTCGAGTTTTACCGCTATTTGGAGTTGCGATTGGTTATCCAGTGCATAAGCCTGATCAAAAGCAGCGATTGCCAATAGAGCATATTTATCATGAAGATGAATATGAGCAAGATAAAGCACTGTATTTGGCTCAGTTAGAACACTATGATCAAGAGATATCAGCCTATTATGAAAAACGAACAAACGGGGAAAGAAAGGATACGTGGACTGGTCAGATGGCGGGTTTATTAGCTAGACCAACAAGAATGTATATGAAGGAATTTGTCAAGAATAAAGGGTTTAATAAACGGTAA
- a CDS encoding ABC-F family ATP-binding cassette domain-containing protein, translating to MSLLSIDNLSHSFGDRTLFKDVSLRLLAGERVGLVGANGVGKSTLMNIITGQLIHDTGRVEWTPGVRYGYLDQHTVLTKGKTIRDILNDAFLPLFEQEKELNIVTDKMATATPEELEELLEKMAEIQDRLDAGGFYLLDMKVEETARGLGLDAIGLDRDVSALSGGQRTKVLLAKLLLEQPDVLLLDEPTNYLDVEHIRWLSTYLRDYPHAFLLISHDTEFMNGVSNVIFQLEFAKLTRYTATYEKFLELAEINKNQHLHAYEKQKEFIKKQEDFIAKNKARYSTTGRAKSRQKQLDRIERIDRPETAIKPTFEFKESRGSSRYVFEAKDLEIGYDTPLLPKLSMTIERGEKIAIVGCNGIGKSTLLKTILGKIEPLGGTTNRGDFLFPSYFEQEVKADSITPIDDVWNAFPHLDQHQVRALLARCGLKNEHISRPLTQLSGGEQAKVRLCKLQMNESNWLLFDEPTNHLDVTAKEELKRAIKAYKGTVVLVCHEPDFYEDWVTKVWDIEDWAAN from the coding sequence ATGAGTTTACTTTCGATCGATAATCTCAGTCACAGTTTTGGTGACCGTACGTTATTTAAGGATGTATCGCTTCGCCTATTAGCAGGTGAACGAGTAGGTCTTGTTGGAGCTAATGGAGTAGGGAAATCTACTTTAATGAATATTATTACAGGGCAGCTAATTCACGACACTGGTCGTGTAGAATGGACTCCTGGAGTTCGTTATGGCTATCTTGATCAGCACACAGTTTTAACAAAAGGAAAAACAATTCGTGATATTTTAAACGATGCATTTCTTCCGCTTTTTGAGCAGGAGAAAGAATTAAATATTGTTACAGACAAAATGGCAACAGCTACACCTGAAGAGCTAGAGGAATTATTAGAGAAAATGGCTGAAATTCAGGATCGTTTAGATGCTGGTGGCTTTTATTTATTAGATATGAAGGTTGAAGAAACAGCTAGGGGTTTAGGACTTGATGCAATTGGTCTTGACCGTGATGTATCTGCATTAAGTGGTGGTCAACGTACGAAGGTATTACTTGCCAAGCTTTTACTTGAGCAGCCTGATGTCTTATTACTTGATGAGCCGACAAACTACTTAGACGTTGAACATATCCGTTGGCTAAGCACTTATTTAAGAGATTACCCACATGCCTTTCTATTAATCTCTCATGATACTGAATTTATGAACGGTGTCTCCAATGTGATCTTTCAATTAGAGTTTGCTAAGCTAACACGTTATACTGCTACGTATGAAAAGTTCCTTGAGCTTGCAGAAATTAATAAAAATCAACATCTTCATGCTTATGAAAAACAAAAGGAATTCATTAAAAAGCAAGAAGACTTTATTGCTAAAAATAAAGCACGCTATTCAACAACAGGTCGTGCAAAAAGCCGTCAGAAACAATTAGATCGAATTGAACGGATTGATCGTCCTGAAACAGCAATTAAACCAACTTTTGAATTTAAGGAATCTAGAGGTAGTAGTCGCTATGTATTTGAAGCAAAGGATCTTGAAATTGGCTATGATACACCATTATTACCAAAGCTTTCGATGACAATTGAACGTGGCGAAAAAATTGCGATTGTTGGCTGTAACGGAATTGGAAAGTCGACTTTACTTAAAACAATTCTCGGAAAAATCGAGCCATTAGGCGGAACGACTAATCGTGGAGACTTCCTGTTCCCATCTTATTTTGAGCAAGAGGTAAAAGCAGATTCCATCACACCGATTGATGATGTTTGGAACGCATTCCCACATTTAGATCAGCATCAAGTTAGAGCTCTTTTAGCACGCTGTGGACTGAAAAATGAACATATTTCACGTCCATTAACTCAGTTAAGTGGTGGAGAACAAGCAAAAGTTCGTCTCTGCAAACTGCAAATGAATGAAAGCAACTGGCTGTTATTTGACGAACCAACAAACCACCTTGATGTCACAGCAAAAGAAGAATTAAAACGTGCCATTAAAGCATATAAAGGCACAGTTGTCCTTGTATGCCATGAACCTGATTTTTATGAGGATTGGGTAACAAAGGTATGGGATATTGAGGATTGGGCGGCTAATTAA
- a CDS encoding spore morphogenesis/germination protein YwcE: MDVFFAYLLISSSTPLFLWKENRKLAICHIPVVFAMWIVFISYMTFDLGLTGQILFGLSYLANVVIAHMTIFHLFVVPFFKMMSKPKSLI, translated from the coding sequence ATGGATGTATTTTTCGCTTATTTATTAATTTCTAGTTCTACACCATTGTTTTTATGGAAAGAAAACAGAAAATTAGCCATCTGCCATATCCCAGTTGTATTCGCAATGTGGATCGTATTTATTTCATATATGACATTTGATCTTGGTTTAACAGGTCAGATCCTGTTCGGACTATCATATTTAGCGAACGTGGTTATTGCACATATGACTATATTCCATTTGTTCGTTGTCCCATTCTTTAAGATGATGTCAAAACCGAAAAGCTTAATTTAA
- a CDS encoding MFS transporter — MKTTKEISRKKLLGIAGLGWMFDAMDVGILSFIIAALQKEWNLTTSEMGWIGSVNSIGMAVGALVFGLMADRVGRKHVFIITLLLFSVGSGLSAFTTSLALFLILRFFIGMGLGGELPVASTLVSESVPAHERGKVVVLLESFWAGGWLIAALISYFVIPSFGWQAALLLSALPAFYALYLRMKLPDSPRFQAINVSKQKESSIKKIAKVWAKPYIKQTIMLWILWFCVVFSYYGMFLWLPSVMVMKGFSLIKSFEYVLIMTLAQLPGYFIAAYLIERAGRKFVLITFLVGTAVSAYFFGNAETLPLLLTSGIFLSFFNLGAWGALYAYTPEHYPTEVRGTGSGLAASFGRVGGILGPLTVGYLVAAEVPIHTIFFIFAVSILIGALAVLLLGEETKQKELV; from the coding sequence ATGAAGACAACGAAAGAAATATCTAGAAAAAAATTACTTGGTATTGCCGGCTTGGGCTGGATGTTTGATGCAATGGACGTAGGGATTCTTTCATTTATTATTGCTGCTTTGCAAAAAGAGTGGAATTTAACTACTTCTGAAATGGGTTGGATTGGTAGTGTCAATTCAATTGGTATGGCTGTCGGTGCGTTAGTATTTGGCTTAATGGCCGATCGAGTTGGGAGAAAGCATGTGTTTATTATCACCCTCCTTCTTTTCTCAGTGGGAAGTGGTTTATCAGCATTTACAACCTCTTTAGCACTATTTCTAATTTTGCGCTTCTTCATTGGGATGGGATTAGGTGGAGAGCTACCGGTTGCATCTACACTTGTTTCAGAAAGTGTACCTGCCCATGAACGTGGAAAAGTTGTGGTGTTATTGGAAAGCTTTTGGGCAGGTGGGTGGCTAATTGCTGCACTTATATCCTACTTTGTTATTCCTAGCTTCGGTTGGCAAGCAGCGTTATTATTAAGTGCCCTTCCAGCCTTCTATGCTTTATATTTACGTATGAAGCTGCCTGACTCACCACGTTTTCAAGCAATAAATGTGTCTAAACAAAAGGAATCTTCTATAAAGAAAATCGCAAAAGTATGGGCAAAGCCTTATATCAAGCAAACGATTATGCTTTGGATCCTATGGTTTTGTGTTGTTTTCTCCTATTATGGAATGTTTCTTTGGCTGCCAAGTGTGATGGTCATGAAAGGCTTTAGTCTTATTAAAAGTTTTGAATATGTATTAATTATGACACTTGCACAATTGCCAGGCTACTTTATCGCAGCATATTTAATCGAGCGAGCAGGACGGAAATTTGTACTAATTACCTTTTTAGTTGGCACAGCAGTCAGTGCCTATTTCTTTGGAAATGCAGAGACACTCCCATTGTTGCTAACTTCAGGTATTTTCTTATCCTTTTTTAACCTAGGAGCATGGGGTGCGCTATACGCGTACACACCTGAGCACTACCCAACAGAGGTCCGTGGTACAGGCTCGGGCTTAGCTGCCTCATTCGGAAGAGTGGGAGGAATCTTAGGTCCATTAACAGTTGGATATTTAGTTGCAGCAGAGGTGCCGATACATACAATCTTCTTTATATTTGCAGTATCGATTTTAATTGGTGCCCTTGCTGTACTATTACTTGGTGAGGAAACGAAACAAAAAGAGCTAGTATAA
- a CDS encoding ABC transporter permease subunit: MKKIAVIFLQFITACIGIVVFGALPSLFVATYTGENHFYLFIETIKRIIYSLIHFDQMTFLINGEEYKVYPFIVEGAFYSLTLIFSALVLSYIASILLTVGTMQFPKWVREKIKMVIFFIESLPDILVVLLLQLFIITIFKKTDVLLMKVVTVGDSRAYLLPIICLALLPTIQLYRITIHLYEEELLKDYVLLGKAKGLKYTFLLIIHMLRNTIISLFFHLKKTIWFMLSTLVVVELLFGIFGITHYLTNYMIPEIFTFILLFIFVPIFIFYHLVKWILERTIKGGEVLS; this comes from the coding sequence GTGAAAAAAATCGCGGTAATCTTTCTACAGTTCATAACAGCCTGTATCGGAATTGTTGTATTTGGAGCACTGCCGTCATTATTTGTTGCAACATACACAGGCGAAAACCATTTTTATTTATTTATCGAAACAATAAAGAGGATCATATATAGTCTCATCCATTTTGATCAAATGACCTTTCTTATAAACGGGGAAGAATATAAGGTATATCCATTTATCGTAGAGGGTGCATTTTATTCGTTAACTCTCATATTTTCTGCTTTAGTGCTTTCATACATAGCTTCAATTCTATTAACAGTTGGGACGATGCAATTCCCAAAATGGGTTAGAGAAAAAATTAAAATGGTCATTTTTTTCATTGAGTCATTACCTGATATTCTTGTTGTGCTACTGTTACAGCTTTTCATTATTACTATTTTTAAAAAGACGGATGTTTTACTAATGAAGGTTGTGACAGTTGGTGATTCACGTGCATATTTATTACCCATTATCTGCTTAGCCTTGTTACCAACTATTCAACTTTATCGAATAACAATTCATTTATATGAAGAAGAATTATTAAAGGATTATGTTTTACTAGGTAAAGCTAAGGGGTTAAAGTACACTTTCCTATTAATCATCCATATGTTAAGAAATACGATAATCTCATTGTTTTTCCATTTGAAAAAAACAATATGGTTCATGCTTTCTACGTTAGTTGTTGTTGAGCTCTTATTTGGTATTTTTGGGATTACCCATTATTTAACCAACTATATGATCCCTGAGATCTTTACCTTTATTCTGCTATTTATTTTTGTACCAATCTTTATCTTTTATCACCTTGTGAAATGGATACTTGAAAGAACGATCAAAGGTGGTGAAGTCTTATCATGA
- a CDS encoding ABC transporter permease, translating to MIKLFKNPFFLIGFLFVMGLLSTSFIYSEIVDHKVRQIYHIFGEGNELIDSAPIAPRKETPLGTDKLGYDMLSKIIIGAKFTIIAAFVIAVLRMMISIPLGLALGSYFSRLQKFVNSLVDVFHFIPLTIIALYLLSPVLIQYPGAVTYSLLERMSIEVVVLTLLTIPILTVLIGNETSEFFKSEFVLSARTLGGTRRHILIKHIFPLLKARFLILFGQQFVQTLIVMAHLGLFNLYFGGTLMSDPGALEGDPPQSLTNEWSGLIGGTKIFLQWAPWIPLTPIVCFALTILAVTFMVEGYSRVTTGKQVYFKRKKVDSKSMKHEVKTKSIDFTFLNKTS from the coding sequence ATGATAAAGCTATTTAAAAACCCTTTCTTTTTAATAGGATTTTTATTTGTTATGGGACTATTAAGTACTAGCTTTATTTATTCAGAGATTGTCGATCATAAGGTTCGCCAAATTTATCATATATTTGGTGAAGGGAATGAACTAATCGATTCTGCGCCGATAGCACCTAGAAAGGAAACTCCTCTTGGTACAGACAAACTAGGTTATGATATGTTAAGCAAAATAATAATAGGTGCAAAATTTACGATTATTGCAGCCTTTGTAATAGCAGTCTTGCGAATGATGATCTCAATTCCACTCGGCTTAGCTTTAGGCTCCTATTTTTCTAGGTTACAAAAGTTTGTGAATAGCTTAGTTGATGTCTTTCACTTTATTCCGTTAACGATTATTGCTTTATATTTACTGAGCCCAGTTCTTATTCAATATCCAGGTGCTGTTACATATTCCTTATTAGAGCGAATGTCCATCGAAGTTGTCGTGCTAACATTATTAACCATCCCTATTTTAACAGTCTTAATAGGCAACGAAACAAGCGAGTTTTTTAAAAGTGAGTTTGTATTAAGTGCGAGAACATTAGGGGGGACACGGCGTCATATTTTGATAAAGCATATTTTCCCGCTGTTAAAGGCCAGATTTTTGATTCTCTTTGGACAGCAATTTGTGCAAACATTAATTGTCATGGCACACCTTGGATTGTTTAATCTGTACTTTGGCGGGACGTTAATGTCTGATCCAGGTGCATTAGAGGGTGACCCGCCACAATCATTAACAAATGAATGGTCTGGCTTGATCGGTGGAACAAAAATTTTCCTACAATGGGCTCCATGGATTCCATTAACACCAATTGTCTGTTTTGCGCTAACGATTCTTGCAGTTACATTCATGGTTGAAGGGTATTCAAGAGTGACTACAGGAAAACAGGTTTATTTTAAAAGGAAAAAGGTAGATAGTAAATCAATGAAACATGAAGTTAAAACTAAATCAATCGATTTTACATTTCTTAATAAAACATCATAA
- a CDS encoding VOC family protein, which yields MTRKIGHITILVKDYDEAIDYYTNTLDFTLISDNSFGEGMRWVTVAPAKQHETAIVFVEADTDDKKERVGSQAAGHVFLVIETDDCIRDYQNMKEKGVTFLGEPKDMPWGIEVVFEDLYGNRYDLLQVKSY from the coding sequence ATGACACGTAAAATTGGGCATATCACGATTCTTGTAAAGGATTATGATGAGGCGATTGATTATTATACAAATACATTAGATTTTACGTTAATTTCAGATAATTCGTTTGGTGAAGGTATGCGTTGGGTAACTGTTGCTCCCGCTAAGCAACACGAAACAGCCATCGTATTTGTTGAGGCTGATACCGATGATAAGAAAGAACGTGTTGGCTCTCAAGCTGCTGGGCATGTTTTTCTTGTCATTGAAACAGATGATTGTATCCGCGATTATCAGAATATGAAGGAAAAGGGTGTCACCTTCTTAGGTGAGCCAAAGGATATGCCTTGGGGAATTGAAGTTGTGTTTGAGGACCTATACGGTAATCGATATGACTTACTTCAGGTAAAAAGCTATTAA
- a CDS encoding DNA topoisomerase III: MSKTVVLAEKPSVGRDLARVLNCHKKGNGFLEGDQYIVTWALGHLVTLADPESYGDNYKSWRLEDLPMLPAPLKLVVIKKTGKQFQSVKTQLLRKDVRDIVIATDAGREGELVARWIIEKARVNKPIKRLWISSVTDKAIKEGFRKLKAGKEYENLYASAVARAEADWIVGLNATRALTTKYNAQLSSGRVQTPTLAMIALREEEIRGFKPKKYYGMKAITNNRLTLTWQDAKTNDTRTFTEQQIDEKLGKLKGKSATVVDVKTTPKKTYSPALYDLTELQRDANKRYGYSAKETLSIMQKLYEQHKVLTYPRTDSRYITSDIVETIKDRLEACRIKPYAQVIAKITKQPIKANKSFVDDGKVSDHHAIIPTEESVPLSALSDKERKIYDLVVKRFLAVLLPAYQFEQTVVTTKIGDEQFTAKGKRILTQGWKEVYSDYTDEDNEDEQKLPALSKGDLLSIVSLTKTTGETKPPSRFNEAALLSAMENPTKYMAGESKDLIKTIGETGGLGTVATRADIIEKLYSSFLIEKKGKEIFITSKGKQLLKLVPEDLKSPVLTADWEQKLTKISKGTLSKQAFLNEMKHYAKEVVNEIKNSKQTYKHDNITGSKCPECSKLLLEVNGKKGKMLVCQDRECGYRKGVSKVTNARCPNCHKKLELRGEGEGQIFVCRCGHREKMSTFQERRKKNQNSKVSKSDVAKYMKKQDDDFTNSALADALAKLNLKK, from the coding sequence ATGAGTAAAACAGTCGTTCTAGCAGAAAAGCCTTCAGTAGGAAGAGATTTAGCTAGAGTGTTAAATTGTCATAAAAAAGGAAATGGTTTTCTGGAGGGAGATCAGTATATTGTCACATGGGCACTCGGCCATCTTGTCACATTAGCTGATCCGGAAAGCTATGGCGATAACTATAAATCATGGCGGTTAGAAGATTTGCCGATGCTACCAGCACCGCTAAAGCTAGTGGTGATAAAAAAAACAGGCAAGCAATTTCAATCAGTTAAGACACAGCTTTTACGAAAAGATGTACGTGATATTGTTATTGCCACTGATGCAGGTCGTGAAGGAGAGCTTGTTGCCCGTTGGATTATTGAAAAAGCACGAGTGAATAAACCAATAAAACGTTTATGGATCTCATCTGTTACCGATAAAGCAATTAAAGAGGGCTTTCGAAAATTAAAAGCTGGGAAAGAATATGAAAATTTGTATGCATCAGCTGTCGCAAGAGCAGAAGCAGACTGGATTGTTGGCTTAAATGCAACAAGAGCCTTAACAACTAAGTACAATGCTCAGCTTTCATCTGGACGTGTCCAAACACCTACACTTGCCATGATCGCTCTGCGTGAAGAGGAAATAAGAGGCTTCAAGCCGAAAAAATATTATGGAATGAAGGCTATCACTAATAACCGATTAACGCTTACGTGGCAAGACGCTAAAACAAATGATACGAGAACCTTCACTGAGCAACAAATCGATGAAAAGCTAGGGAAGCTAAAAGGTAAGTCAGCAACAGTTGTTGATGTAAAAACAACGCCTAAAAAGACCTACTCACCGGCACTCTATGACTTAACAGAGCTACAACGTGATGCAAATAAACGTTACGGCTACTCGGCAAAAGAGACGCTTTCCATCATGCAAAAATTGTATGAACAGCATAAGGTGTTAACATACCCGAGAACTGACTCTCGATATATCACGAGTGATATTGTTGAAACAATCAAGGATCGCTTAGAGGCATGTCGAATAAAACCGTATGCACAGGTTATTGCTAAAATTACGAAGCAACCTATAAAAGCAAATAAGTCATTTGTTGATGACGGGAAGGTATCAGATCATCATGCGATTATTCCAACTGAAGAATCTGTGCCACTGAGTGCTTTAAGTGATAAAGAGCGCAAAATTTATGACTTAGTCGTAAAGCGTTTTTTAGCAGTGCTTTTACCTGCCTACCAATTTGAGCAGACTGTTGTTACAACTAAAATTGGTGATGAGCAGTTTACTGCAAAGGGAAAGAGAATTCTCACACAAGGCTGGAAGGAAGTCTATAGTGATTACACAGATGAGGACAATGAAGATGAACAAAAGCTACCTGCATTATCAAAAGGGGACCTGCTGTCAATTGTTTCATTAACAAAAACCACTGGTGAAACAAAGCCTCCATCACGGTTTAATGAGGCTGCACTCCTTTCGGCGATGGAAAATCCAACAAAGTATATGGCTGGAGAGAGCAAGGATTTAATTAAAACAATTGGAGAAACTGGTGGACTTGGAACAGTTGCAACAAGAGCGGATATTATTGAAAAGCTTTATAGCAGCTTCCTAATTGAAAAAAAGGGTAAGGAAATCTTCATTACTTCAAAGGGGAAACAGCTATTAAAACTTGTACCTGAAGACTTGAAATCACCAGTATTAACAGCAGACTGGGAGCAAAAGCTAACAAAAATCTCAAAAGGCACTCTATCGAAGCAAGCCTTTTTAAATGAAATGAAGCATTATGCAAAAGAAGTTGTAAATGAAATAAAAAATAGCAAGCAAACCTATAAACACGATAATATCACAGGAAGTAAATGTCCTGAATGTAGTAAGCTTCTCCTAGAAGTGAACGGTAAAAAGGGAAAAATGCTTGTATGTCAAGATCGTGAGTGCGGCTATCGCAAAGGTGTTTCAAAAGTAACCAATGCACGTTGTCCGAATTGTCATAAAAAGCTTGAACTTAGAGGTGAGGGAGAAGGCCAAATTTTCGTGTGCCGTTGTGGGCATCGCGAGAAAATGTCTACCTTCCAAGAAAGACGAAAAAAGAATCAAAATAGTAAGGTTTCGAAAAGTGATGTTGCGAAGTATATGAAAAAGCAGGATGATGACTTTACAAATTCAGCACTAGCTGATGCTCTTGCGAAGCTTAATTTAAAAAAATAG
- a CDS encoding SRPBCC family protein has protein sequence MPIIKTDMFIYAPRDICFDVARDIDIHTQSTSHTDERAITGVTSGLIGLNETVTWEAIHFGMKQKLTVRITEYDFPYRFVDEMEKGAFKRFYHVHEFVEKANGTLMIDTFDYTSPFGVIGKMVDQMFLERYMKEFLITRNRYIKTIAEEKVREK, from the coding sequence GTGCCAATAATAAAAACCGATATGTTTATTTATGCACCGCGTGACATTTGTTTTGATGTTGCACGAGATATTGATATACATACTCAATCGACAAGTCACACAGATGAACGAGCAATCACTGGTGTGACAAGTGGATTGATTGGGTTAAACGAGACGGTAACCTGGGAAGCCATCCATTTTGGAATGAAACAAAAGCTAACAGTCCGAATCACTGAATACGATTTTCCATACCGCTTCGTAGATGAAATGGAAAAAGGGGCATTCAAACGCTTTTACCATGTTCATGAGTTTGTTGAAAAAGCGAATGGAACACTTATGATCGACACCTTTGATTATACTTCTCCATTTGGTGTGATCGGCAAGATGGTAGACCAGATGTTTTTAGAGCGGTATATGAAGGAATTTCTAATAACAAGAAATCGCTATATAAAGACGATTGCTGAAGAGAAAGTAAGAGAGAAATAA
- a CDS encoding nuclease-related domain-containing protein yields the protein MISKIRTIPLSILKLQALLRRLPPTHPKFLLIKENLSKRLAGYKGEKAIDYPLSFLPEKDYYILHDLRLHDSTHYFQLDTLLICPNFIILLEVKNIAGTIYFDQEFHQLIRTHDGKETVLKDPLIQTSRQELQLKKWLTKNKCSKVPILSLIVISNSNTLIRTSPENHDLNQKVIHHHFLPTKINQLKKDFPNKMLSEKEMKKTIRMLQKEHKPLDQSILDQFEIQFDEILKGIFCPLCHHLSMLRIHGTWFCGHCKHKEKAAHLSALKDFYLLFGAEITNHKVREFLQISSPFLSSRLLHSMELSNNGTTKDRVHHLSFEDLSNE from the coding sequence ATGATTAGTAAAATACGTACGATTCCCCTATCAATTCTAAAATTGCAAGCATTGTTACGTCGCCTTCCACCTACCCATCCGAAGTTTCTCCTCATCAAAGAAAATCTATCAAAAAGGCTTGCAGGCTATAAAGGAGAAAAGGCTATTGATTATCCATTAAGCTTTCTCCCGGAAAAAGATTACTACATTCTGCACGATCTCCGCTTACATGATTCAACCCACTATTTTCAACTAGATACATTATTGATATGTCCTAATTTCATTATCCTTTTGGAAGTAAAGAATATTGCAGGTACCATCTATTTTGACCAAGAATTTCACCAGTTAATCCGTACACATGATGGCAAAGAAACTGTTCTAAAAGATCCGCTCATTCAAACAAGTCGTCAAGAGTTACAACTTAAAAAGTGGCTAACAAAAAACAAATGTTCAAAAGTCCCCATTTTATCTTTAATTGTTATTAGCAACTCGAATACACTTATTCGTACCTCCCCAGAAAACCACGATCTGAATCAAAAGGTTATCCACCATCATTTTCTCCCGACAAAAATTAATCAGTTAAAGAAGGATTTTCCTAATAAAATGCTTTCAGAGAAAGAAATGAAAAAGACGATTAGAATGTTACAAAAGGAACATAAACCTTTAGATCAATCAATTTTAGATCAATTTGAAATTCAGTTTGATGAGATTCTTAAAGGTATATTTTGTCCTTTATGTCATCATCTTTCTATGTTAAGAATCCATGGGACCTGGTTTTGTGGTCATTGTAAGCATAAAGAAAAAGCTGCACATCTTTCTGCGCTAAAGGATTTCTATCTCCTTTTTGGTGCAGAAATAACCAACCATAAGGTAAGAGAATTCCTGCAAATTTCTTCACCCTTTCTCTCATCAAGGCTGCTTCATTCTATGGAACTTTCTAATAATGGGACAACAAAAGACAGAGTGCACCATTTGTCTTTTGAAGATTTAAGTAATGAATAA